In Miniphocaeibacter halophilus, the following proteins share a genomic window:
- a CDS encoding ABC transporter substrate-binding protein, producing MKKSKLSLIILLVFSLFLVSCSQKDNTKETDVVTTKNTEESSSLDFEGRTLNVVTTSDAYVDLFNKFAKETNSKVEFLSMSSGEVLAKVRAEGGTPMADLWFGGGLDAFMDAKNDDLLEAHNSDLTKEVDSKYKDPEGYWYSKGLTVVGFLVNNDVMKEKNIEIPKTWADLTNEKLKGEVIMSDPSISGTNYAALKGLLDLFGEEEGWEYIEKLNNNIDFYGKRGKDPQEKTSEGEFAVGIIPADKSAFDLAEEKNLTVVYPEDGIPWVPEGVAVFKGSENADIAKAFIDFMLEDENLEELAKLDGKDSAQIIKPGIKGFDLGLPADKLIEEDLSTFGSDREAILNKWKEIAGSKASND from the coding sequence TTTTTAGTTTCTTGTAGCCAAAAAGATAATACTAAAGAAACAGATGTAGTTACTACAAAAAACACTGAAGAGTCTAGCTCCTTAGACTTTGAAGGAAGAACTTTAAATGTTGTTACTACTTCAGACGCATATGTAGATTTATTTAATAAATTTGCAAAGGAAACAAATTCAAAAGTTGAATTTTTATCTATGTCCAGTGGAGAAGTTTTGGCAAAAGTAAGGGCTGAAGGTGGTACACCAATGGCTGATTTATGGTTTGGTGGCGGACTTGATGCATTTATGGACGCTAAAAACGACGACTTATTGGAAGCCCATAATTCAGACTTAACTAAAGAAGTAGACAGTAAATATAAGGATCCGGAAGGATACTGGTACTCAAAAGGTCTTACTGTTGTAGGATTTTTAGTTAATAACGACGTTATGAAGGAAAAAAATATAGAAATTCCTAAAACTTGGGCAGATTTAACCAATGAAAAATTAAAAGGTGAAGTTATTATGAGTGACCCTTCCATTTCAGGAACAAATTATGCAGCACTTAAAGGCTTGCTTGATTTGTTTGGAGAAGAAGAAGGATGGGAATATATTGAAAAACTAAATAATAATATAGACTTTTACGGTAAAAGAGGAAAGGATCCTCAAGAAAAAACTTCCGAAGGTGAATTTGCTGTTGGAATAATTCCTGCAGATAAATCAGCTTTTGACTTAGCTGAAGAAAAAAATTTAACAGTTGTATATCCTGAAGATGGGATTCCTTGGGTTCCAGAAGGAGTAGCTGTATTTAAAGGAAGTGAAAATGCTGATATTGCTAAAGCTTTTATAGATTTTATGTTAGAGGATGAAAACTTAGAAGAGTTAGCTAAATTAGACGGAAAAGATTCAGCACAAATAATAAAACCTGGAATTAAAGGATTTGATTTAGGTTTACCTGCTGATAAATTAATTGAAGAAGATTTATCAACTTTTGGCTCTGATAGAGAAGCTATTTTAAATAAATGGAAAGAAATTGCTGGAAGTAAGGCAAGTAATGACTAA
- a CDS encoding ABC transporter permease — MFNKKLFNKTLDKFIMLTISIVVILFILYPFIAVFIESLFEDGSINLSKLFNFIITEKKLIYNSLLMAILTAVLTTTVTVAIAIYWFISGKRLKKIINATLFLTLISPPFISSLSYINLFGRRGFITYELLHLRINPYGLPGIVFMQSVGFISLNALILIGILKTMDSSTINSARSLGAKTNNIITDIIIPYLKSGIVVVFMLTFVRSLADFSTPAIIGGSYNVLATEAYLSIISAGDINRSALINLVLFSIAIIIFIIFRNNFKNISTNSFSNGDNNIVINKSGLIFNIFKIITILFLGILIIQYSSIFISAFTKSIGGKKHFTLEHFNNSKQYFTTTYVRSIVYSLIAGITSSFLGLFIVYYMQIRKLKFFKFIDFIATLPYIVPGTFFGIGYILAFNKAPLKLTGTVYIVVLNLIFKVLPFATKTNLTTVSQINKELTNSVKDLGGFGLYDFKDVVLPMAKESLFLTFVNGFTSSMTTIGSIIFLVYPAQKLITLVLFDVVQSGKYGVASVLSCLIILTCLLINGLYYKIISKKEK, encoded by the coding sequence ATGTTTAATAAAAAATTATTTAATAAAACCCTAGATAAATTTATCATGTTAACAATTTCAATTGTAGTAATTTTATTTATTTTATATCCCTTTATAGCTGTTTTTATTGAATCTTTATTTGAAGATGGAAGTATAAATTTATCTAAACTTTTTAACTTTATTATTACTGAAAAAAAATTAATATATAATTCGTTGCTTATGGCTATATTAACAGCAGTATTAACAACTACTGTAACTGTAGCAATAGCGATTTATTGGTTTATATCGGGAAAAAGACTTAAAAAAATAATAAATGCTACCTTGTTTTTAACCTTAATATCGCCACCGTTTATTTCTTCCTTATCCTACATAAATCTTTTTGGAAGAAGAGGATTTATTACTTACGAATTGCTACATTTAAGAATTAACCCCTACGGTTTACCGGGAATTGTATTTATGCAAAGTGTTGGGTTTATATCCCTTAATGCTTTAATTTTGATTGGTATTTTAAAAACCATGGATTCTTCAACAATTAATAGTGCAAGATCCCTTGGTGCAAAAACAAACAATATTATAACCGATATTATTATACCCTATTTAAAGTCCGGAATAGTCGTTGTTTTTATGCTGACCTTTGTTAGGAGCCTAGCCGACTTTTCCACACCTGCAATAATAGGTGGTTCCTATAATGTTTTAGCCACAGAAGCCTATTTAAGTATTATTTCTGCAGGAGATATTAATAGATCTGCCTTAATAAATTTAGTTTTATTTTCAATTGCAATAATTATATTTATTATTTTTAGAAACAATTTCAAAAATATTTCCACTAATAGTTTTTCCAATGGAGATAATAATATAGTAATTAACAAAAGTGGATTAATTTTTAATATTTTTAAAATAATTACAATTTTATTTTTAGGAATATTAATAATACAATATAGCTCAATTTTTATTTCCGCCTTTACTAAATCCATAGGTGGAAAAAAACATTTTACCTTAGAGCATTTTAATAACAGTAAACAATATTTTACCACTACCTATGTAAGAAGTATTGTCTATTCCTTAATAGCCGGTATTACAAGTAGTTTTCTTGGTTTATTCATAGTATATTATATGCAGATAAGAAAATTAAAGTTCTTTAAATTTATAGATTTTATTGCAACGCTACCCTATATAGTACCTGGAACTTTTTTTGGAATAGGATATATTCTAGCCTTTAACAAGGCACCCTTAAAGTTAACGGGAACCGTGTACATAGTAGTACTTAATTTGATTTTTAAGGTATTGCCCTTTGCAACTAAAACCAATTTAACTACAGTTTCTCAAATTAACAAAGAACTTACTAACTCCGTTAAGGATTTAGGTGGTTTTGGACTATATGATTTTAAAGACGTAGTCCTTCCAATGGCAAAGGAAAGTTTATTTTTAACTTTTGTCAATGGTTTCACATCATCGATGACAACAATAGGATCTATTATATTTTTAGTTTATCCTGCACAAAAACTCATAACCTTGGTTTTATTTGATGTAGTTCAAAGTGGTAAATATGGAGTTGCTTCGGTTTTATCCTGTTTAATTATACTAACCTGTCTATTAATAAATGGACTTTATTATAAAATAATTTCCAAAAAGGAGAAATAA